In Limisalsivibrio acetivorans, one genomic interval encodes:
- the hisE gene encoding phosphoribosyl-ATP diphosphatase, translating to MNTDVIGRLVEIVRERKSNPKDDSYTCKLLEAGENKLVKKLGEENAEFIRSLIKESDGAVAGEAADIIYHMIVALEYRGVPFEDVVGVLEERFGKPGIRK from the coding sequence ATGAATACAGATGTTATCGGCAGACTTGTTGAGATAGTGCGTGAGAGAAAGAGCAATCCCAAGGATGATTCATATACATGCAAGCTCCTCGAAGCGGGGGAGAATAAGCTGGTTAAGAAGCTGGGAGAAGAGAATGCGGAGTTCATCCGCTCGCTTATCAAAGAGAGCGACGGAGCCGTTGCCGGCGAGGCGGCGGATATAATTTACCACATGATCGTTGCTCTGGAGTACAGAGGCGTTCCCTTTGAGGATGTTGTTGGTGTTCTGGAGGAGCGTTTCGGCAAGCCCGGCATCAGAAAATGA
- a CDS encoding Rossmann-like domain-containing protein yields MNYEGILNEVLPKLEGLSVLDYVVGLNYVCVRTEAGCGLGYVLRDFEPESCTLLSDEIEGMPAADAARIYMSENLLDAAVGMAVINSTVSGGRDIDPLKDTDFSGKTVGMVGHLRPVQAMIERQGGRVHVFELKDREGTLNPEDAPDYMPDCDTFIITGVTLINKTLHTYEPYMNDNAQKIIIGPSTPVVQVLADRGYLLGGTKVVDCERVMKLVSRGQGTRRFGDSVAKVWL; encoded by the coding sequence ATGAACTACGAAGGGATCCTGAACGAGGTCCTCCCAAAGCTGGAGGGGCTTAGCGTTCTTGATTACGTAGTGGGGCTGAACTATGTCTGCGTGAGGACGGAGGCAGGTTGCGGTCTGGGTTATGTTCTGCGTGATTTTGAGCCTGAGAGCTGTACCCTCCTGAGTGACGAGATAGAGGGTATGCCGGCGGCGGATGCGGCCCGCATTTATATGTCCGAAAACCTGCTTGATGCCGCCGTGGGCATGGCCGTTATAAACAGCACAGTGAGCGGCGGCAGGGATATTGACCCTCTAAAGGATACGGATTTCAGCGGGAAAACTGTGGGCATGGTGGGGCATCTGCGCCCCGTTCAGGCTATGATCGAAAGGCAGGGGGGCAGAGTGCATGTCTTCGAGTTAAAGGACAGAGAGGGGACGCTCAACCCCGAGGATGCGCCCGATTACATGCCAGACTGCGATACCTTTATAATCACAGGTGTTACGCTCATAAATAAGACTCTGCACACCTATGAACCCTACATGAACGATAATGCGCAGAAGATAATCATAGGTCCGTCAACCCCCGTTGTGCAGGTTCTTGCAGACAGAGGTTACCTGCTGGGTGGCACAAAGGTTGTGGACTGTGAAAGGGTTATGAAGCTTGTGAGCCGTGGACAGGGTACAAGGCGCTTCGGCGATTCTGTCGCAAAGGTCTGGCTCTAG
- a CDS encoding DUF547 domain-containing protein → MRYIITITIFLLSVTAYADNLTIYTELLDRYVKNGLVDYDGLKRNESLLDDYLDSVKTTVPDDLPRNDQLALYINAYNACTMKLILKHYPVKSIKDIGGLFKSPWDIEFCRVGCAPMTLDEIEHEIIRPTFKDNRIHFAVNCASMGCPKLLDEPYRGETIDVQLDMVTKRFLRNGEKNYIEGSRLYASRIFDWYDEDFPNGTLAFFRRYYPDMQGLSMVDKVKNADYDWSLNKAD, encoded by the coding sequence ATGAGATATATTATTACAATTACGATATTTTTACTCTCAGTTACGGCATATGCCGATAACCTTACGATCTACACCGAGCTGCTGGACAGATACGTTAAAAACGGTCTGGTGGACTATGACGGCCTCAAGCGAAACGAGTCGCTACTCGATGATTACCTCGACAGTGTAAAAACCACCGTTCCGGATGATCTCCCCCGAAACGATCAGCTCGCCCTATACATAAATGCATACAACGCATGCACTATGAAGCTGATTCTGAAACACTATCCGGTCAAATCCATCAAGGATATCGGTGGGCTGTTCAAGTCGCCTTGGGATATCGAGTTCTGCCGTGTGGGATGCGCACCGATGACGCTGGATGAGATTGAGCATGAGATTATACGCCCGACCTTCAAGGACAACCGCATTCATTTCGCAGTGAACTGCGCCTCCATGGGGTGCCCTAAGCTTCTGGATGAGCCTTACCGCGGGGAAACTATCGACGTACAGCTGGACATGGTGACGAAACGTTTCCTGCGAAACGGTGAGAAAAACTATATCGAAGGGAGCAGGCTCTACGCAAGCAGGATATTCGACTGGTACGATGAGGATTTTCCAAACGGAACCCTAGCCTTCTTCCGGAGATACTACCCTGATATGCAGGGGCTTTCCATGGTTGATAAGGTAAAAAATGCCGATTACGACTGGTCACTTAACAAGGCGGACTAG
- the aroF gene encoding 3-deoxy-7-phosphoheptulonate synthase has translation MIVVMRMDAGKDALEEVVEKAEELGFSPHVIFGKERNVIGLVGVNGKRENVGVIEEMPGVDRIVPISKPYKLASKEVKQETSIVDVAGVKFGGDEVVAIAGPCAVESEEQIVRSAQHVKAAGAKMLRGGAFKPRTSPYSFQGLQEEGLKHLATAREETGLPFCTEVVNPRNVDVVYKYTDMFQVGARNIQNFALLSLLGQTDKPVLLKRGMATTIEEFLMAAEYILCEGNKNVILCERGIRTFETATRNTLDISCVPVVKEKSHLPIIIDPSHSGGHRPYVTALSRAAVAVGADGVIVEVHPEPDNAMSDAAQTISPEHFVKLMGELKAVALSIGRYM, from the coding sequence ATGATCGTAGTAATGAGGATGGACGCAGGAAAGGATGCACTTGAAGAGGTTGTGGAAAAGGCTGAGGAGCTCGGTTTCTCCCCCCACGTAATCTTCGGCAAAGAACGTAACGTAATCGGCCTTGTGGGGGTTAACGGTAAGCGTGAAAACGTTGGTGTTATCGAAGAGATGCCGGGTGTTGACCGCATTGTCCCCATATCTAAGCCGTACAAACTTGCCAGTAAGGAGGTCAAACAGGAGACCTCCATTGTCGATGTTGCGGGTGTTAAGTTCGGCGGTGACGAGGTTGTCGCCATTGCAGGTCCCTGCGCCGTTGAGAGTGAGGAGCAGATAGTCCGCTCCGCCCAGCATGTTAAGGCAGCGGGTGCAAAGATGCTCCGTGGGGGCGCATTCAAGCCCAGAACCAGCCCGTATTCCTTCCAGGGCTTGCAGGAAGAGGGACTCAAACACCTTGCCACAGCCAGAGAAGAAACGGGTCTGCCCTTCTGCACCGAGGTTGTAAACCCCAGAAACGTGGACGTTGTTTATAAGTACACCGATATGTTTCAGGTGGGCGCCAGAAATATCCAGAACTTCGCCCTTCTCAGCCTCCTCGGTCAGACGGATAAACCCGTTCTGCTCAAGAGGGGAATGGCAACTACAATAGAAGAATTCCTTATGGCCGCTGAATACATCCTCTGCGAGGGGAACAAGAACGTTATCCTCTGCGAGAGGGGTATAAGAACCTTCGAAACCGCCACAAGGAACACCCTTGATATAAGCTGTGTGCCTGTGGTTAAGGAGAAGTCCCACCTCCCCATCATCATAGACCCCAGCCACTCCGGTGGACACAGGCCTTATGTGACAGCCCTTTCAAGGGCGGCGGTTGCCGTGGGTGCGGACGGAGTTATTGTTGAGGTGCACCCCGAGCCGGATAACGCTATGAGCGATGCCGCCCAGACCATAAGTCCCGAGCACTTCGTGAAGCTCATGGGCGAGCTCAAAGCGGTTGCCCTCTCCATAGGCCGCTACATGTAA